In Paramormyrops kingsleyae isolate MSU_618 chromosome 5, PKINGS_0.4, whole genome shotgun sequence, one DNA window encodes the following:
- the ormdl3 gene encoding ORM1-like protein 3: protein MNVGTAHSEVNPNTRVMNSRGIWLSYVLGIGLLHVVLLSIPFVSVPVVWTLTNIIHNMCMYIFLHTVKGTPFETPDQGKARLLTHWEQMDYGVQFTASRKFLTITPIVLYFLTSFYTKYDRIHFVINTVSLLTVLIPKLPQLHGVRIFGINKY, encoded by the exons ATGAACGTGGGCACGGCGCACAGCGAGGTCAACCCCAACACCCGAGTGATGAATAGCAGGGGCATCTGGCTGTCCTACGTCCTTGGCATTGGCCTGCTGCATGTCGTGCTGCTCAGCATCCCCTTCGTCAGCGTGCCCGTGGTGTGGACTCTCACCAACATCATACACAACATG TGCATGTACATCTTCCTGCATACGGTGAAAGGCACCCCCTTTGAGACCCCAGACCAGGGCAAAGCTCGTCTTCTCACGCACTGGGAGCAGATGGACTACGGCGTACAGTTTACTGCCTCGCGCAAGTTCCTCACCATCACGCCGATCGTACT GTACTTTCTTACAAGCTTCTATACAAAGTATGACCGCATCCACTTTGTCATCAACAccgtctccctgctcactgtgctcattCCCAAGCTTCCTCAGCTGCATGGGGTCCGAATCTTTGGGATTAACAAGTACTGA